From Opitutales bacterium, a single genomic window includes:
- a CDS encoding FKBP-type peptidyl-prolyl cis-trans isomerase: protein MLSKLSRYIHPMNCYALAATILTQSLAVAQRSDIIPGIDYMPPGDLEQVQAMVPGAETLDGGIRFRVDAPGKGSYIEKGNRVEAVYTGRLLNGKIFNRKSISYHTYWFTVGAEPRQIIRGWERVMPLMQEGGRYTVAIPAHFAYREKGRRGQVPPHATVVFEIEILTVRR, encoded by the coding sequence ATGCTCTCTAAACTGAGTCGCTACATCCACCCTATGAATTGTTATGCCCTGGCAGCGACAATCCTAACTCAATCCTTAGCCGTAGCTCAGAGAAGCGACATCATCCCTGGTATCGATTACATGCCGCCGGGAGATTTGGAACAAGTCCAAGCAATGGTTCCAGGCGCAGAAACACTCGATGGTGGGATACGCTTTCGAGTCGATGCACCCGGTAAAGGTTCATACATAGAAAAGGGCAACCGTGTCGAAGCTGTCTACACAGGCCGCCTACTCAATGGAAAGATCTTCAACCGCAAGTCGATTAGCTATCACACCTACTGGTTTACAGTAGGCGCCGAACCGCGTCAGATCATCCGTGGCTGGGAGCGCGTCATGCCACTCATGCAAGAAGGAGGTCGCTACACCGTCGCGATTCCAGCCCATTTCGCCTACCGCGAAAAAGGGCGCCGTGGACAGGTCCCTCCCCACGCTACAGTCGTGTTTGAGATCGAGATCTTGACGGTGAGACGGTGA